A segment of the Sporichthya brevicatena genome:
CCGGCGCGTCGCCCGCGCTCCGAATAGACCGCGAGAACGGCTTTGTTCAGGAGAGTCCTAGGCGAGGACCTCGACGCTGATGCGCGTGGCGAGCTCGTCGACCTCGGCGAGGGCGGGGGAGCCCTTGGTCAGCCCGGTGCCGGTGGTGACGAGGACGAGGCCTTCGCGCTGCAGCTGCGGCGGGAAGATGCCGTGGACGACCTGGGTGAGAGTCGGGCGGCGGAGGCCTTCGCGAGGTCCGCGGGTCGGGCGCAGGCACCGGACGGCGGGGCCGGCCGGCAGCTGCTCGCGATTGACGACCGCCCGACGGTTGCGCTTCACGAGGGCGGCGGAGAACGCGTCGACGGTGAACGGGTCGTCGGGCCCCTCGGGGACGAGTAACTGGAGCTCTGCCGTCATCGCGGGCGGCGCCTCCGGGCTCGTGAGGCGGAGCAGGGCGTGGATCCAGGTCCGGGTCTGGCAGTCGCGGGCGCGGGCGGCGAGGACGGCGGCGGTGTCGGCGATCGCGCCCGGCGTCGCGCGGTCCGGGGCGGCGGCGTCCCAGAACTGCTGGGCGGTCTCGGCGGCCCAGGGCCCGGGATCGGTGCCGCCGGCGGGGACGGGGACCCAACCGGCGGGGGCGTCGATCCACACGGTGTACCGGGGCCGAGCCTCTGACACTGGTCCTCCTGGTCGTGTTGCTGTTCCCGCAACATCGGTTGCCGCCGTGCCGGCGCGGTTCTTACCGTCAACGGCATGAGCACCCATCATGGCGAGGCGCCGGAGAGCTACGACACCGCGGAGTCCTGGGACGCCCGCTACGGCGAGGTCGAGCAGCGGTGGAGCGGCCACGCGAACTCCGCGCTCGTCGACCTCGTGTCCGACCTGCCGCCCGGCCGCGCCCTCGACGCCGGCTGCGGCGAAGGTGCCGACGCGATCTGGCTCGCCGCCCGCGGGTGGGACGTCACTGCGCTGGACATCTCCGAGGTCGCGGTCGCGCGGGCGCGGGAGAAGGCCGGCGACCTGCCGATCACCTGGGTGGTGGCCGACCTCGCGGAGAACCTGCCGTCGGGCCCGTTCGACCTTGTCTCGCTCCACTACCCGGCGCTCCGCAAGGACGCGGACGGTGCCCTGCTGGCCACGATCCTCGGCCTCGTGGTCCCGGACGGCCGCCTCCTGGTCGTCGGCCACGATCTGGCCGCCGTCCGGGCGCACAACCGTCTGCCGGAGGGCATGGAACCCGACGACTACCTGCTGCCGGCCGACTTCGCCGCTGCCCTGGACGAGACCTGGACCGTCGAGACCCGCGGCCTCCGCCCCCGCCGCCAACCACCCGGGTACGACGGCCCCGACATCCCCGACGACGTCCTGCTCGCGCGCCGCGTCTGACCCGAGAAATGCGACAGCCCCGGTCGAGGACCGGGGCTGACGCATGTTTTGGTGGGCGTTACTGGGATTGAACCAGTGACCTCTTCCGTGTCAGGGAAGCGCTCTCCCGCTGAGCTAAACGCCCGGGATGGTGGATACGAGGCCGGAGCGGGAATCGAACCCGCGTACAGGGCTTTGCAGGCCCTTGCCTAAGCCACTCGGCCATCCGGCCAGGGGTGTTGCCCTGGGGTAGCCCGTCGGCCACCTTCGAGCGGACGACGGGATTCGAACCCGCGACCCTCACCTTGGCAAGGTGATGCTCTACCAACTGAGCCACGTCCGCGCGATCCGCTTCGATCCGGTGGGATCTCTGCGGTGCGGTCAGAACAATAGCCCATCCGTCGCACTGGTTCTCAACAACCTCCACGTTGAGTCGTCCGGTCGGGGGAGCGGAGTAGGTTGCCGCAGGTGAGCGCCGCGGACGAACCGCTGTTCAGTGGTGGTGGAGTCGTCGCCCGGGGTCTCGTCGACGTCACCGACGACCCGGCGGCCCTGGAGTCCGAGGGCTTCTGGGCGGTGCTCGCGACCTTCGAGGGTCGGATCACCTGCGCCCGGTTCTCCGACGTCCGGCCGGGGGCCCCGGAACCCGGCCCGTGGGTCGGCCCGCGCCGGGAGGGCTGGACGTCCTCGCTGGACGAGCCGGCCTACACCGCCGCCGTCGACGCCATCCGCGCCCGCATCGCAACGGGCGAGGTCTACCAGGCCAACCTCTGCCGGATCGTCTCCGCGCCGCTGCCCGACCCCGCGCGGGCGGACGTCACCGGTCTGGCGGCCCGCCTGGCCTCCGGCAACCCCGCCCCGCACGCCGGGCTGCTCCGGCTGCCCGCCCACGACGTCCACGTCGCCGGAGCCTCGCCGGAGCTGTTCCTGCGCCGCTCGGGGCGCGTCGTCGAGTCCAGCCCGATCAAGGGCACCGGCCGGGGGAGCGCGGACCTTCGCGAGAAGGACCGGGCCGAGAACGTGATGATCGTCGACCTCGTCCGCAACGACCTCGGCCGCGTCTGCGAGACCGGCTCCGTGACCGTCCCGGCGCTCTGCGCGGTCGAACCGCACCCCGGGCTCGTCCACCTCGTCTCGACCGTCCGCGGCCGTCTCCGGGCCGACGCGGGGTGGCCCGACCTCCTCGCCGCGACGTTCCCCCCGGGCTCGGTCACCGGCGCCCCGAAGCTGGCCGCCCTCGACGTCATCCGCGACTACGAGCCGGTGCCGCGCGGGCCCTACTGCGGCGCCCTCGGGTGGGTGGACGCCGACGCCGGCACCGGGTCCCTCGCGGTCGCCATCCGGACGTTCTGGCGCACCGGCGACGTCCTCTGCTTCGGCACCGGCGCCGGCATCACCTGGGGCTCCGACGCGGCCGCCGAGTGGGCCGAGACCGAACTCAAGGCCGAGCGCCTCCTGGGCCTGGCCTCGGGCGCACCGGAGGTCGTCGGCACGATCCGTGGAGGAGTGACGTGAAGGTCTGGGTCAACGGCGCGATGGTCGATCGCGACGCCGCGACGGTGTCGGTCTTCGACCACGGCTTCACGGTCGGCGACGGGGTGTTCGAGACGACGAAGGTCGTCGACGGAACGCCGTTCGCTCTCACCCGGCATCTCACCCGGTTGGCCGCGTCCGCCACGGCGATGGGACTGCCCGTACCCGACGACACCGTGGTCCGGACCGCGGTGGCCGACGTTTGCGCACAACTCGGGTCGAATCCGGGCAGAGTGCGCATCACGCTCACCGGCGGCGAGGCCCCGCTCGGGTCCGGGCGCGGGGACGCCGAACCGACCCTTGTGGTCGCCGCGTCACCCATGTCGCCGTGGCCCCCGACCGAGTCGGTCGTGGTCGTCCCGTGGGTCCGCAACGAACGCTCGGCGGTCGCCGGCGTGAAGACGACGTCCTACGGCGACAACGTCGTCGCCCTCGCGCACGCGCACTCCGCGGGGGCCGGAGAGGCGCTGTTCGCGAACACGATCGGCGAGCTCTGCGAGGGCACCGCGACGAACGTCTTCGTCGTCCACGACGGCGTCGTGCGCACGCCTCCGCTGACCTCCGGCTGCCTCGCCGGCGTCACCCGGGCACTCGTGCTCGCGTGGTGCCCGGAGGTCCGTGAGGAACGCCTGACGCCCGCCGACCTCGACACCGCCGACGAGGTCTTCGTGACCTCGTCGACGCGTGACGTCCAGGGCGTCGCTGCCGTGAACGGCCGTCAGTTGCCGACTGCGCCCGGGCCCGTCACGACGGCGATCGCGGAGGTGTTCGCCCGGAATGCGGCGAACGATCCCGATCCGATCTGAAAGATCATTATCTGATCATTCGTCACAAGATCGACTGTTCAAGATCATCTGGCCCGGCACAACGACGGTGGGGCGTCCCGAAGGACGCCCCACCGTGGGTTCGTTGCGCGCGGGGCCGGACCCGCGGAGCCTCAGCTCTCGGCGATCAGCTGCGTGAGCGCGGCGTCGATGTCCAGGTGCATGGACTCCGAGCCGGCCGGCACCGTCGCGTAGGTGCGGTCCAGGAAGGTGGACAGTTCGGGCGCGGGGGCCTCCAGCAGAGCCTCGCCCTCCGGCGAGCTCAGGGAGATGTAGACGACCTGCACACCGGCCTCGCTGGAGGGCCACACGCGGACGTCGCCGAGACCGGCGTCGTCGCGCAGACCAGCCGCGAGCAGGTCGCGGGCGAAGACCCACTCGACCGTGTCGCCCGCCGCGTGGAACGTGGCGTGGATGGCGTAGGGATCTGCAAGGTCGTACCGCAGCGCCGCGGGGACCGGCAGGGCTGCGTCGCCTGCGACCAGAAGGCGCAAGCGAAGCTCGCAGGTGACCGAAGACTCTGCCTTCATCTGCGTGCCGTACCTCTCTCGAATGGTGCTCGGCGGTTTGCCCGGCCTCTCCGGAACGGGGGCTGCGTTGCCGCTGCCGGCCCCGGGGAGTCAAACCTCGCCGTGCTGTGGTGGTTCACGCTGTACAACGTCCGTCGCAACCTCAGGTCACTGTGTATCGCCATGATTCTTCGAGGGCAACGGCCGCGCGGAAACGCAATGTCCGGGCAACGTCGGGCGGCGTCGGCCCGAGCAAGATCTATTCCCGCTACGGCGCGGAATCGAACGTGTCCGATTTGTGCCGCATTGTCCTGCGTGAATACGGACGCACCTGGCATGACGGGCTCGCGGAGGGTGCCGGGACGCGGTGCGGTCGAACACCCCCGCAGCGCGCTAATAGGGCACTTGGCCTGGGCCGTTGTCGATCATGGTCCAGCGAAGTTTGAACTCCGCTTGGCGTGTGGAATCCAGTGCCATTGTCATGAGCAGCGGGGGCCCGACCGACACTTTCTGGCCGCCGGGAGCACTCCCGGCGGTGCACCCGGGCGGTTCTCCGCGGGTGAGCGGGGCTCCGGTATGGTGGCGCTCCTCATCCCGGGCGATTAGCTCAGCGGGAGAGCGCCCCGCTCACACCGGGGAGGTCACTGGTTCGAACCCAGTATCGCCCACGCGACGAAGCGTCCCCGTGACGCCGAGTCCGAGGTTCCGCCCCGGGGCCCAGTCCCGAGGCCCGCGAACGAGCACGACGGTCACCAGGACCGCCCCGGGCTTCGGTCGTCCGACCGTCTGTCTGGATCGAAGGGCTCGGGAGATGACGTGGACGCGGCGCTGACACCGCCGACCGCCGCGCCGGCCTTCGACCCCAAGATGCAGCTGGTGCTGGTCGAGGACGACCCGGGCGACGCGACGCTGGTCCGGGACATGCTCGACGAGGTCGAGCCCGACCTCTCCGTCCTCTGGGTGCGCTCGATCGGCGAGGCCGTGGACGTGCTCAGCGCGGACACCCGCTGCGTTCTGCTCGACCTGGTGCTCCCCGACACGGCCGGCTTCGACGGTCTGGAACGCGTGCTCGCCGCGGCCCCGCGCGCGGCGGTGATCGTCCTGACCGGCTTCTCCGACTCGGCCAAGGGCAGTGAGGCCGTCTCCCGGGGCGCGCAGGACTACCTGAACAAGAGCCAGGTCGACCCGGAGCTGCTCGGCCGGGCGGTCCGCTACGCGATCGAGCGGCGCGCCGCCCAGGACACCGCCCGCGAGTTGGCCCAGGCCGAGGCCCGGGCGGCGGAGAACACCCGCCTGGAGCGCGGCCTGCTCCCGACCCCGCTCGTCCACGACGCCTCGGTGGAGGTCCGCCAGCGGTACCGCCCCGGCCGGGACCGGGCGCTGCTCGGGGGCGACTTCTACGACATCGTCCAGTGCGAGGACGGCTCGCTGTTCGCGATGATCGGCGACGTCAGCGGCCACGGGCCGGACGAGGCCGCACTCGGGGTCTGCCTGCGCGTCGCGTGGCGGACCCTCGTCCTGGCCGGCACCGCCGAGGACCGGATCCTGCCGCTGACGGCCCAGGTGCTCGTCCACGAGCGCTCCGCGGAGGAGGTCTTCGCGACCGCCTGCATGGTGTGCATCACCCCCGATCGGCGCAGTGCCCGGGTCTACCTCGCCGGGCACCCGGCACCGGTTCCGCTCGGGGGAGCGGCGTCCGAGCTGCCCGTCGGCGCTCCGCTGGGTGTCCTCGAGGACGAACACTGGGTACCGGGCGAGCTCTCGCTCGAACCCGGCTGGCGGCTGATGCTGTTCACCGACGGTCTCATCGAGGGCCTGACCGGCTCCGACGGTGAGCGGCTCGGCGTCGAGGGCCTCAAGGCGCTGCTCGCGGACGCCCGGGCGGGGGAGCGACCGCCGGACGAGTGGCTCACTGCGCTGCTCGACCGCGTCCGGGAGTTGAACCGCGGCGCGCTCGCCGACGACCTCGCCGTGCTCGTCCTCTCGGACTGCGCGAGCGAGGCGGCCCCGTGATCCCCGCCCGGCTGCGGCCGCGGACCCTCCGCGCCGGTCTGCGGTTCGTGCTCCTGGTCCTTCTCCTGCTGGTCCTCGTCGGGGCGGCGATCGTCGCCGGTGAGCTGAATCGGGTGAACGACGACGTCGACGCACTTGTCGACGAGATTTCACCCGCTCGTATCAGCGCCGAGTCGCTTGCGGCGGCGTACCTGGACCAGGAGACCGGCGTCCGCGGCTTCGTGCTCTCGGGCGAGAACAGCGCCCTGCGGCCGTACACCGAGGGCCGCCGGACCGCGGAGGCCGACGCCGCGGACATCCGTCGGCTGCTCGGCGACCGTCCGCAGGTGGCCGAGGCGCTCGACGCGATCGACCGGGCCGGGGAACGCTGGCGGACCGAGTACGCGGACAAGGCGATCGCGGCGGTCCGCAGCGGCCGGCCCGGGCAGCGTCCGAACGAGGACGTCGGGCAGGCGCGCTTCGACGAGATCCGCCAGGAGTTCGACGACCTCAACGCCTCGCTCAGCACCGAGCGCGTCCTCGCCCGGGACCGGGTGAGCGACGAGATGAGCCGGCTCCGGATCTTCGGCCTCCTGGCCGCGGCGGCCGCCGTGCTCGCCGGGTTCGCGGTGTGGTTCGCGCTGCGGCGGCTCGTGCTGACCCCGCTCGACCGGCTCGGCGGCGAGACCCGGGTCGTGGCCCGCGGCGAGTTCGGCCGGCCGGTCAGCGTCAGCGGACCGGCCGAGATTCGCCGGCTCGGGACCGACGTCGAGGAGATGCGCCGCCAGCTGGCCGAGGCTCTCGCCGAGGCCCGTCGGGCGGAGGACGAGCTCCGCGCCCAGGCCGAGGTGCTCTCGCTGCAGGCCGACGACCTCCGGCGCTCCAACGAGGAGCTCGAGCAGTTCGCCTACGTCGCCTCCCACGACCTGCAGGAGCCGCTGCGCAAGGTGGCGAGTTTCTGTCAGATGCTCCAACGGCGGTACCAGGGGCAGCTCGACGAGCGCGCCGACCAGTACATCGAGTTCGCCGTCGACGGCGCCAAGCGGATGCAGCAGCTGATCAACGACCTGCTCG
Coding sequences within it:
- a CDS encoding aminotransferase class IV, with the translated sequence MKVWVNGAMVDRDAATVSVFDHGFTVGDGVFETTKVVDGTPFALTRHLTRLAASATAMGLPVPDDTVVRTAVADVCAQLGSNPGRVRITLTGGEAPLGSGRGDAEPTLVVAASPMSPWPPTESVVVVPWVRNERSAVAGVKTTSYGDNVVALAHAHSAGAGEALFANTIGELCEGTATNVFVVHDGVVRTPPLTSGCLAGVTRALVLAWCPEVREERLTPADLDTADEVFVTSSTRDVQGVAAVNGRQLPTAPGPVTTAIAEVFARNAANDPDPI
- a CDS encoding SsgA family sporulation/cell division regulator: MKAESSVTCELRLRLLVAGDAALPVPAALRYDLADPYAIHATFHAAGDTVEWVFARDLLAAGLRDDAGLGDVRVWPSSEAGVQVVYISLSSPEGEALLEAPAPELSTFLDRTYATVPAGSESMHLDIDAALTQLIAES
- a CDS encoding sensor histidine kinase, producing the protein MIPARLRPRTLRAGLRFVLLVLLLLVLVGAAIVAGELNRVNDDVDALVDEISPARISAESLAAAYLDQETGVRGFVLSGENSALRPYTEGRRTAEADAADIRRLLGDRPQVAEALDAIDRAGERWRTEYADKAIAAVRSGRPGQRPNEDVGQARFDEIRQEFDDLNASLSTERVLARDRVSDEMSRLRIFGLLAAAAAVLAGFAVWFALRRLVLTPLDRLGGETRVVARGEFGRPVSVSGPAEIRRLGTDVEEMRRQLAEALAEARRAEDELRAQAEVLSLQADDLRRSNEELEQFAYVASHDLQEPLRKVASFCQMLQRRYQGQLDERADQYIEFAVDGAKRMQQLINDLLAFSRVGRFTDAMVPVDTAEVARRAADALDQTREEAGAEIEIGELPTVPGDEALLTQVFQNLIGNAIKFRAPERPARIRVSAEREGEFWHFRCEDNGIGIDPQYAERIFVIFQRLHSKDQYTGTGIGLSLCKKIVEYHGGRIWLDTDRNGAPGSVVHWTLPVEPAPVSTAAAIAAANGEV
- a CDS encoding chorismate-binding protein, yielding MSAADEPLFSGGGVVARGLVDVTDDPAALESEGFWAVLATFEGRITCARFSDVRPGAPEPGPWVGPRREGWTSSLDEPAYTAAVDAIRARIATGEVYQANLCRIVSAPLPDPARADVTGLAARLASGNPAPHAGLLRLPAHDVHVAGASPELFLRRSGRVVESSPIKGTGRGSADLREKDRAENVMIVDLVRNDLGRVCETGSVTVPALCAVEPHPGLVHLVSTVRGRLRADAGWPDLLAATFPPGSVTGAPKLAALDVIRDYEPVPRGPYCGALGWVDADAGTGSLAVAIRTFWRTGDVLCFGTGAGITWGSDAAAEWAETELKAERLLGLASGAPEVVGTIRGGVT
- a CDS encoding PP2C family protein-serine/threonine phosphatase, whose product is MDAALTPPTAAPAFDPKMQLVLVEDDPGDATLVRDMLDEVEPDLSVLWVRSIGEAVDVLSADTRCVLLDLVLPDTAGFDGLERVLAAAPRAAVIVLTGFSDSAKGSEAVSRGAQDYLNKSQVDPELLGRAVRYAIERRAAQDTARELAQAEARAAENTRLERGLLPTPLVHDASVEVRQRYRPGRDRALLGGDFYDIVQCEDGSLFAMIGDVSGHGPDEAALGVCLRVAWRTLVLAGTAEDRILPLTAQVLVHERSAEEVFATACMVCITPDRRSARVYLAGHPAPVPLGGAASELPVGAPLGVLEDEHWVPGELSLEPGWRLMLFTDGLIEGLTGSDGERLGVEGLKALLADARAGERPPDEWLTALLDRVRELNRGALADDLAVLVLSDCASEAAP
- a CDS encoding class I SAM-dependent methyltransferase produces the protein MSTHHGEAPESYDTAESWDARYGEVEQRWSGHANSALVDLVSDLPPGRALDAGCGEGADAIWLAARGWDVTALDISEVAVARAREKAGDLPITWVVADLAENLPSGPFDLVSLHYPALRKDADGALLATILGLVVPDGRLLVVGHDLAAVRAHNRLPEGMEPDDYLLPADFAAALDETWTVETRGLRPRRQPPGYDGPDIPDDVLLARRV